A part of Populus alba chromosome 8, ASM523922v2, whole genome shotgun sequence genomic DNA contains:
- the LOC118032862 gene encoding TMV resistance protein N: protein MAASYSRTTTRWKYDVFLSFRGEDTRKSFTDHLYTALCHRGVITFRDDQELERGNEISRELLQAIQDSRFSVIVFSRNYTSSTWCLNELVKIVECMKQGRQTVIPVFYDVDPSEVRNQTGRFQQAFADHEEVFKDNIEKVQTWRIAMKLVANLSGWDLQDRHESEFIQGIVEEIVCKLRKSSYSMSWVTENLVGMDWRLEEMSLYLGVEQLNDVRVIGICGMGGIGKTTIARAVYEKMLGHFEGSSFLANVREVEEKHGLVRLQEQLLSDTLMERRTKISDVHRGMNEIRVRLRSRTVLVVLDDVDQLVQLESLAGDRNWFDNGSRVIITTRDELLLKQFGVDKIYRVASLNNIEAVQLFCLKAFRSYCPPEDYVLQTIQVVKYADGLPLALHVLGSFFSGIRSVELWNNSLKRLKDIPDKGILDKLKISFDGLNEVEKKIFLDIACFFNGWEEDCVTKLMESSGFYPQIGIRILVEKFLINISDNRVWMHDLLQEMGRQIVKRESHEEPGKRTRLWLCEDVVQVLQNNTGTDKVEGIVLNSNDEVDGLYLSAESIMKMKRLRILKLQNINLSQEIKYLSNELRYLEWCRYPFKSLPSTFQPDKLVELHMRHSSIKQLWEGVRPLKLLRAIDLRHSRNLIKTPDFRQVPNLEKLNLEGCRKLVKIDDSIGILKGLVFLNLKDCVKLACLPTNICELETLRILNLYGCFKLEKLPEMLGNLMNLEELDVGRTAITQLPSTFGLWKKLKVLSFDGCKGPAPKSWYSLFSFRSLPRNPCPITLMLSSLSALYSLTKLNLSNCNLMEGELPDDMSCFPSLEELDLNGNNFVRIPSSLSRLSKLKSLRLGNCKKLQSLPDLPSRLEYLGVDGCASLGTLPNLFEECARSKLLSLIFMNCSELTNYQGNISMGLTWLKYYLHFLLKSGHQGHPASWFFTCFPGSEIPGWFHHKSVGHSLTIRLLPYEHWSSSKWMGLAVCAFFEELDCGDSCLMTLNFDIKGFKSRSYFLEYPEGSTFTSNQVFFIFFPRGKFPEPLAVSNTTSQAIEVEFRSSIQERNTNNEFQVLSARVMNWGFRMVYEEDTVQFNEPNTSVDSINGLHSEELRILDVNNSIIPCRNIEGRQCLPE from the exons ATGGCTGCTTCTTATTCACGTACTACAACTCGGTGGAAATATGATGTCTTCCTCAGTTTCAGAGGTGAAGACACCCGGAAGAGTTTTACTGACCATCTTTATACTGCCTTGTGTCACAGAGGAGTCATCACTTTTAGAGATGATCAAGAACTTGAGAGAGGGAATGAAATTTCCCGTGAACTTCTTCAAGCAATACAAGATTCAAGGTTTTCAGTGATAGTTTTCTCAAGAAACTATACTTCTTCCACATGGTGCTTGAACGAACTAGTAAAAATTGTGGAATGCATGAAACAAGGTAGACAAACAGTTATTCCAGTTTTCTATGATGTTGATCCTTCTGAAGTAAGGAATCAGACAGGGAGATTTCAACAGGCCTTTGCTGATCATGAAGAGGTTTTCAAAGACAACATTGAGAAGGTGCAGACCTGGAGGATTGCGATGAAACTAGTGGCCAATCTTTCTGGATGGGATTTGCAGGATAG GCACGAGTCAGAGTTTATTCAGGGCATTGTTGAAGAGATAGTATGCAAGTTGAGAAAATCAAGTTACAGCATGTCATGGGTAACCGAGAACTTAGTTGGAATGGATTGGCGTTTGGAGGAAATGAGTTTATATTTAGGAGTAGAGCAGCTGAATGATGTTCGCGTCATAGGGATCTGTGGGATGGGTGGAATAGGTAAGACGACCATTGCTAGAGCTGTCTATGAGAAGATGCTGGGTCATTTTGAAGGCAGCAGCTTTCTTGCAAATGTTAGAGAAGTTGAGGAGAAACATGGTTTAGTTCGCTTACAGGAACAACTTCTTTCAGACACGTTGATGGAAAGAAGGACCAAAATCTCTGATGTTCATAGAGGAATGAATGAAATAAGGGTTAGGCTGCGTTCTAGAACGGTTcttgttgttcttgatgatgttgATCAATTGGTCCAATTAGAATCTTTAGCTGGAGATCGTAATTGGTTTGACAATGGAAGTAGAGTTATAATAACCACAAGAGATGAACTTCTTCTGAAACAATTTGGAgttgataaaatatatagagTTGCAAGTTTAAATAACATCGAAGCCGTTCAACTCTTTTGTCTGAAAGCCTTCAGAAGTTATTGTCCCCCGGAAGATTATGTGCTTCAGACCATCCAAGTTGTAAAGTATGCAGATGGCCTTCCATTAGCTCTCCATGTTTTGGGTTCATTTTTTTCTGGGATCAGATCTGTAGAATTGTGGAACAATTCATTGAAAAGACTGAAAGATATCCCAGATAAAGGAATTCTAGATAaacttaaaataagttttgatgGACTTAACGAAGtagagaagaaaatatttctagatattgcttgttttttcaACGGGTGGGAAGAAGATTGTGTGACAAAATTAATGGAAAGTTCTGGTTTCTATCCACAGATTGGAATAAGGATTCTCGTAGAGAAATTTCTCATAAATATTTCAGATAACAGAGTATGGATGCATGACTTGCTTCAAGAAATGGGTCGACAAATTGTCAAGAGAGAGTCTCATGAAGAACCTGGAAAACGCACCAGGTTGTGGCTCTGTGAGGATGTCGTTCAAGTTTTGCAAAATAATACG GGAACCGACAAAGTTGAAGGCATCGTCCTGAATTCAAATGACGAAGTAGATGGGCTATACTTGAGTGCTGAATCAATAATGAAGATGAAAAGGTTAAGAATTCTCAAACTCCAAAATATAAACCTTTCCCAGGAGATTAAATATCTCTCCAATGAGTTGAGATATCTTGAATGGTGCCGATATCCTTTCAAATCATTGCCATCAACTTTTCAACCTGATAAACTTGTTGAGCTCCACATGCGTCATAGCAGCATTAAACAATTATGGGAGGGAGTGAGA CCTTTAAAGTTGCTTAGAGCTATTGATCTCAGACACTCCCGAAACTTAATAAAGACTCCAGACTTCAGACAAGTTCCAAATCTTGAGAAGCTGAATCTTGAGGGTTGCAGAAAACTGGTTAAGATTGACGACTCTATCGGAATTCTGAAAGGgcttgttttcttgaatttgaagGACTGCGTAAAGCTTGCCTGTCTTCCAACAAACATATGTGAGTTGGAGACCCTCAGAATTCTTAACTTGTATGGATGcttcaaacttgaaaaattgcCTGAGATGTTGGGAAATCTAATGAATCTGGAGGAGCTTGATGTGGGCAGAACTGCTATAACACAACTGCCATCAACCTTTGGTCTCTGGAAAAAACTTAAAGTGCTATCTTTTGATGGATGCAAGGGACCAGCACCTAAATCATGGtattctctcttctccttccggTCACTTCCAAGAAATCCTTGTCCAATTACTTTGATGCTGTCCTCTCTGTCAGCGCTATACTCTTTGACAAAGCTAAATCTAAGCAACTGCAATCTCATGGAAGGAGAACTTCCTGATGATATGAGCTGCTTCCCATCATTGGAAGAATTAGACCTTAACGGAAATAACTTTGTGAGAATACCTTCAAGCCTCAGCCGGCTCTCTAAACTTAAAAGCCTCAGGTTAGGCAATTGCAAGAAGCTTCAGTCACTTCCGGATCTTCCATCAAGGCTTGAGTATCTTGGGGTGGACGGTTGCGCTTCGTTGGGAACTCTTCCAAATCTATTTGAGGAATGTGCCCGCTCAAAGCTTTTGTCCTTGATTTTTATGAACTGCTCTGAGTTGACTAATTATCAAGGGAATATCAGCATGGGTTTGACATGGCTTAAATATTACCTCCATTTCTTGTTGAAAAGCGGCCATCAG GGTCATCCAGCCTCTTGGTTTTTTACCTGTTTTCCAGGAAGTGAAATTCCTGGTTGGTTTCACCATAAGAGCGTGGGTCATTCTTTAACAATACGGCTACTTCCTTATGAGCATTGGTCCAGCAGTAAGTGGATGGGATTAGCTGTTTGTGCATTCTTTGAAGAGCTTGATTGCGGTGATTCATGTCTTATGACATTGAACTTCGATATCAAAGGCTTCAAATCTAGGAGCTACTTTCTAGAGTACCCTGAAGGTTCAACATTTACGTCAAATCAGgttttctttatcttctttcCCAGAGGCAAGTTTCCGGAACCACTTGCTGTGTCTAATACTACTTCTCAGGCCATTGAGGTGGAGTTCCGGTCATCTATTCAAGAAAGAAACACCAACAATGAGTTTCAGGTTCTTTCTGCCCGAGTCATGAATTGGGGGTTCCGCATGGTGTACGAGGAAGACACAGTGCAGTTCAACGAACCGAATACAAGTGTCGACTCTATCAATGGATTGCATTCTGAAGAGTTGAGGATATTGGACGTGAACAACTCCATCATCCCATGCAGGAATATTGAGGGCCGCCAATGCCTCCCGGAATAA
- the LOC118032861 gene encoding glyoxysomal fatty acid beta-oxidation multifunctional protein MFP-a has product MKGSRTKGTTTIEVGADGVALITLINPPVNALSSDVLNSLKDSYEQALRRDDVKAIVITGAKGKFSGGADISSFEEVQEGKLNEPKPDFIISEVLGNTLEGTKKPSVAAIEGLALGGGLEVAMACHARISTPNAQLSLPELQLGLIPGFGGTQRLPRLVGITKALEMMLTSKPVKGEEAHALGLVDAVVSPNELLSTARQWALDIFERRRPWIASLYKTEKLDSLGEAREIFKFARAQAQKRAPNLLHPIVCINVVEHGIVSGPRAGLYKEFESFQELVRSDISKSLVHIFFALRGTTKVPGITDLGLVPRRVKKVAVLGGGLMGSGIATALILSNYPVILKEVNDQFLQAGIGRVRANLQSRVKKGKMTQEKFEKTMSLLKGSLDYESFKDVDMVIEAVIENVSLKQQIFSDLEKYCPPHCILASNTSTIDLNLIGKQTKSQDRIIGAHFFSPAHVMPLLEIVRTKQTSPQVIVDLLDVGKKIRKTPVLVGNCTGFAVNRMFFPYTQAAILLVEHGVDLYQIDRVITKFGMPMGPFRLADLVGFGVAIATGMQFVENFPERTYKSMLLPLMQEDKRGGETTFKGFYLYDDRRKAKPDPELRKYIEKARSISGVAVDPKLAKLPEKDIVEMIFFPVVNEACRVFAEGIAVKAADLDIASLMGMGFPPYRGGIMFWADSFGSKYIYSRLEEWSKTYGEFFEPCAFLAERGAKGAPLSSPVEQAKSRL; this is encoded by the exons ATGAAAGGAAGCAGGACCAAGGGAACAACCACTATTGAAGTCGGAGCTGATGGGGTGGCTTTAATCACCCTCATCAATCCTCCTGTCAATGCACTCTCTTCTGATG TGTTGAACAGCTTGAAGGACAGTTATGAGCAAGCTTTAAGAAGAGATGATGTGAAGGCAATTGTTATAACAG GTGCGAAGGGAAAGTTCTCTGGTGGTGCTGACATTTCTTCTTTTGAGGAAGTTCAAGAGGGAAAAT TGAATGAACCAAAACCTGATTTTATAATCTCTGAGGTTCTCGGTAACACTTTAGAAGGTAC AAAAAAACCTTCAGTTGCTGCAATTGAGGGCCTTGCCTTAGGTGGAGGACTAGAGGTTGCAATG GCTTGCCATGCTCGTATCTCAACCCCTAATGCTCAATTAAGCCTACCTGAACTTCAACTTGGACTAATTCCTGGTTTTGGAG GAACACAGAGACTCCCACGTCTTGTGGGTATCACAAAGGCCCTTGAAATGATGCTG ACATCAAAACCAGTTAAAGGTGAGGAAGCTCATGCCCTGGGTCTTGTGGATGCTGTTGTTTCGCCAAATGAGTTGTTAAGTACTGCACGTCAGTGGGCCCTTGATATCTTTGAGCGTAGGAGACCGTGGATTGCTAGCCTTTACAAGACTGAAAAATTAGATTCCCTTGGCGAGGCAAGGGAAATATTCAAGTTTGCTAGAGCACAAGCCCAGAAACGAGCCCCTAATCTTTTACATCCTATAGTTTGCATCAACGTTGTTGAACATGGCATAGTTTCTGGTCCACGTGCTGGACTCTACAAG GAGTTTGAAAGTTTCCAAGAACTTGTGCGTTCTGACATCAGCAAGAGCTTGGTCCACATCTTCTTTGCTCTGCGTGGAACAACCAAG GTTCCAGGAATTACTGATCTGGGCTTGGTACCTAGACGAGTGAAGAAGGTTGCTGTGCTTGGTGGAGGATTAATGGGTTCGGGAATTGCAACTGCATTAATTCTCAGTAATTATCCAGTGATCCTGAAAGAAGTAAATGACCAATTCTTGCAGGCTGGTATTGGTAGAGTGAGAG ccAATCTCCAAAGTCGTGTCAAGAAAGGAAAAATGACAcaagaaaagtttgaaaaaaccATGTCTCTTCTCAAGGGTTCTCTTGATTATGAAAGTTTTAAAGACGTGGACATGGTCATAGAG GCTGTGATTGAAAATGTTTCTTTGAAGCAACAAATTTTTTCTGATCTAGAAAAATATTGCCCACCACATTGCATACTTGCCAGCAACACTTCCACAATCGACTTGAACTTGATTGGAAAGCAGACCAAGTCTCAAGATAGGATTATTGGAGCCCATTTCTTTAG TCCGGCTCATGTTATGCCACTTTTGGAAATTGTCCGTACCAAGCAGACATCTCCTCAAGTAATTGTGGATTTATTAGATGTTGGGAAGAAAATAAGGAAGACTCCAGTCTTGGTTGGAAATTGCACAGGCTTTGCTGTCAACAGGATGTTCTTTCCTTACACCCAAGCCGCTATTTTACTTGTTGAACATGGTGTGGATCTTTATCAAATTGACAGGGTGATCACCAAATTTGGAATGCCAATGGGCCCATTCAG GTTGGCTGACCTGGTTGGGTTTGGCGTCGCAATTGCAACTGGCATGCAATTTGTTGAGAATTTCCCAGAGCGAACCTATAAATCTATGCTTCTCCCACTAATGCAAGAGGATAAGAGAGgag GTGAAACGACGTTCAAAGGATTCTATTTGTATGATGATAGGCGCAAAGCTAAGCCAGATCCTGAATTAAGGAAATACATTGAGAAAGCAAGAAGCATTTCTGGTGTTGCCGTTGATCCCAAG CTTGCAAAATTACCAGAGAAGGACATTGTGGAGATGATATTCTTCCCAGTAGTGAATGAGGCTTGCCGAGTCTTTGCCGAAGGCATTGCAGTCAAAGCTGCTGaccttgacattgcatctcttATGGGAATGGGTTTTCCACCTTACAG GGGGGGCATTATGTTTTGGGCTGATTCTTTTGGATCCAAATACATTTACTCAAGATTGGAGGAATGGTCAAAGACGTACGGAGAATTCTTTGAGCCATGTGCCTTCTTGGCTGAACGAGGTGCCAAGGGTGCTCCTCTG AGTTCTCCGGTGGAGCAAGCGAAGTCTCGGCTGTAA
- the LOC118032863 gene encoding heavy metal-associated isoprenylated plant protein 39: MKKVFLKLDVHDEEGKQKAVKRVSSFSGTDSISMDMTVNGDADPVAVVNELRKDWSVDILNIVPEKEKEKENGKKEEPAYTDDERQKAELDEQKKKAEIKKLLYESEDDSIYRHMASTSEERPNSCVIC; this comes from the exons ATGAAG AAGGTGTTTCTCAAATTGGACGTGCACGATGAGGAGGGAAAGCAGAAGGCCGTGAAACGGGTTTCGAGCTTTTCAG GTACCGACTCCATTTCCATGGACATGACGGTAAATGGTGATGCTGATCCTGTTGCTGTTGTAAATGAATTAAGGAAAGATTGGAGCGTGGATATTTTGAATATCGTGccagaaaaagagaaggagaaagagaatGGCAAGAAAGAAGAGCCTGCTTACACAGATGATGAAAGACAGAAAGCAGAGCttgatgaacaaaaaaagaaagctgAGATTAAGAAGCTACTTTACGAAAGCGAAGATGATTCTATATATCGTCATATGGCAAGTACCTCTGAGGAGAGGCCAAATTCTTGTGTCATATGTTGA